The Candidatus Delongbacteria bacterium genome has a segment encoding these proteins:
- a CDS encoding 6-phosphofructokinase codes for MEKSIAILCGGGPAPGINTVVSTISKRFLTDGYRVIGINHGYKTLFADSPDTIDINFDFADRIFDRGGSALKMSRYKPKDSEFKADFFSKNNVKLLVTIGGDDTASTANRLTKYLVDNDVNIQNIHVPKTIDNDLPLPGKVPTFGFQSAKNEAAKICTTVYEDARTSGNWFTIVTMGREAGHLAFGIGASIHAPMIIIPEMFVGIEPTFNKIIKMIISSMIKRKIDGIDYGAVVISEGLFHFMSQKEILNSGINFTYDDHGHPELGNVSKAHIFNVLLQRKLKQLGIDIKSRPVEIGYEVRCTDPIAFDLKYCTNLGNGVKRLYDRGETGCIVVAHPDGKIEPLYLKDIADENGKIKPRLVDIMSEEYIMVQDSLCYLRESDYESARKYISDPEEYDLKHILRWK; via the coding sequence ATGGAGAAATCTATAGCAATACTATGTGGTGGTGGACCAGCTCCAGGCATTAACACTGTTGTTTCCACTATTTCTAAGAGATTTTTAACAGACGGATACAGGGTAATAGGAATAAATCATGGTTATAAAACTTTGTTCGCTGATAGCCCTGATACTATAGACATCAATTTCGATTTTGCGGATAGAATTTTTGACAGGGGTGGCTCAGCTTTAAAGATGAGTAGATATAAACCTAAAGATTCTGAGTTTAAAGCTGATTTTTTTTCAAAAAATAATGTTAAGCTGCTTGTTACCATTGGGGGAGACGATACCGCGTCCACAGCAAATAGGTTAACTAAATATCTGGTGGATAACGATGTAAATATTCAGAATATTCATGTACCTAAAACAATTGATAACGATCTCCCTTTACCTGGTAAAGTTCCTACATTTGGCTTTCAGTCAGCTAAAAATGAAGCAGCAAAAATTTGTACTACCGTTTATGAAGACGCAAGAACCAGTGGAAATTGGTTTACAATTGTGACAATGGGTAGAGAAGCTGGACATTTAGCTTTCGGGATTGGTGCAAGTATTCATGCTCCTATGATTATCATTCCTGAAATGTTTGTTGGTATTGAACCGACGTTCAATAAAATCATAAAAATGATAATCAGTTCAATGATAAAAAGAAAGATCGATGGAATTGATTATGGAGCTGTAGTTATAAGTGAGGGTTTATTCCATTTTATGAGTCAAAAAGAAATCTTAAATTCTGGAATAAATTTTACATATGATGATCATGGTCATCCTGAACTTGGAAATGTTAGTAAAGCACATATTTTCAATGTACTTCTTCAAAGAAAACTTAAACAACTTGGAATAGATATTAAATCAAGACCAGTAGAAATTGGCTATGAAGTAAGGTGTACCGATCCGATAGCTTTCGATTTGAAATATTGTACAAACCTTGGTAATGGAGTAAAAAGACTCTATGATCGTGGTGAAACAGGATGTATTGTGGTTGCTCACCCTGATGGAAAGATAGAACCTTTATATCTTAAAGATATAGCAGATGAAAATGGAAAGATTAAGCCTAGGCTTGTTGACATTATGTCGGAAGAGTATATCATGGTTCAGGATAGTTTATGTTATTTAAGAGAATCAGATTACGAATCGGCACGTAAATATATCAGTGATCCGGAAGAGTACGATTTAAAACATATTCTAAGATGGAAATAA